From a region of the Vanrija pseudolonga chromosome 2, complete sequence genome:
- the Dbnl gene encoding Drebrin-like protein has translation MVFANLSYQDKQAFFALLDEYFESRPHLVGGGAGGSANGGATISSGGANIHIPPAAAKAAAASVASAAVSQLGGGGGRSVPPPPSSSAGGPPPIHSSNRPSSSAPASSPSTDSGSGGMTSRISAFGGKSLNKFASNSHVSGAMGKVGAGGLADKWSRPAPSSSSTTSSSPSLPPPRNSAGPPQPPPSRRVAGTPVEGLQSQKSFGHVDMSSGTQAAKTMWRDPKSAAAQPPTANVQQSPAFQRMASDLPPPVRRAGAGGARQEDDDAHADAGQGPQAQALYDYEGGDDTDLPVSENQIVTIIAKTSDDWWTCEADGRQGLVPANYLKEL, from the exons ATGGTATTCGCAAACCTATCATACCAAG ACAAGCAGGCGTTCTTCGCCCTCCTGGACGAGTACTTCGAGTCGCGgccccacctcgtcggcggcggtgcaggcggctcagccaacggcggcgcgaccaTCTCCTCGGGCGGCGCCAACATCCACATCCCGCCCGCGGcagccaaggcggcggccgcgagcgtcgcctctgccgccgtctcgcagctcggcggaggcggcgggcgctcggtgccgccccccccctcctcgtcggcaggcgGCCCGCCGCCAATCCACTCGTCTAaccgcccgtcgtcgagcgcgccggcgtcctcgccgtccaccGACTCGGGCAGCGGTGGCATGACCTCGCGCATCTCCGCGTTCGGGGGCAAGAGCCTCAACAAGTTCGCGTCCAACTCCCACGTGTCCGGCGCGATgggcaaggtcggcgccggcgggctcgccgacaagtggtcccgccccgccccgtcgtcctcctctacgacgagcagcagcccgagCCTGCCCCCGCCACGGAACAGCGCGggcccgccccagccgccgcctagccgccgcgtcgccggcacgccggTCGAGGGGCTCCAGAGCCAGAAG TCGTTCGGGCACGTCGACATGAGCTCGGGCACGCAGGCCGCCAAGACAATGTGGCGCGACCCCAAGAGTG CCGCGGCACAGCCCCCCACAGCTAATGTACAGCAGTCCCCCGCGTTCCAGCGCATGGCGTCCGACTTGCCCCCTCCCGTTCGGCGTgcgggcgccggcggcgcgaggcaggaggacgacgacgcacacgcTGACGCTGGGCAGGGGCCTCAGGCTCAAGCTCTGTACGACTAtgaaggcggcgacgacacggatCTGCCCGTGTCCGAGAACCAGATTGTCACGATCATCGCAAAGACGTCGGACGATT GGTGGACGTGTGAAGCGGACGGAAGGCAGGGTCTCGTGCCAGCAAACTACCTCAAGGAGCTATAG
- the PRPF19 gene encoding Pre-mRNA-processing factor 19, whose product MFFCAISGSPPQVPVVSKTSGTVYEKALIERYIEENGTDPITGEALTKDDLIDVKAKPSTLPPRASNQTSIPALLTALQSEYDAIMLESLEIKKAFQASKQELANALYREDAATRVIARLLKERDESRDALASVQASIGIAPAPAEEAAEDVEMQQEGALPADVEEKIMATNQALSSVRKKRKPAPGYATADQVKTYVQSSHVPSMHGTKPPGINALDLASDGKTIVTGGLDKIVQVFDLESQKVLGALKGHTKAVTHVAFREQEGESRLVVSTAQDKTVRFWGENEAGAWSAKGSISAHKGDVTGLAVHPSGLYAATASTDSTWSLHDIATAKTITTYSPPAGIEGSFAYTSFDVHPDGVLHAGGTKDGLVRVWDARSSTSLAATLESHPGKELSTLSFSENGYYLATGSASDSTVNVFDLRKLKLFSSWQLPSENTVHEVRFDPSAQFLTVAGTDLRVYANKTWAELLKFDDNNGVLTAARFGKLGSEIVASGLDRTVRVLGAAAA is encoded by the exons ATGTTCTTCTGTGCCA TCTCTGGCTCTCCACCTCAGGTGCCCGTCGTCTCCAAGACATCGGGCACGGTGTACGAGAAGGCTCTGATCGAGCGGTATATCG AGGAGAATGGAACCGACCCCATCACGGGCGAGGCTCTGACCAAGGACGACTTGATTGACGTCAAGGCCA AGCCCTCgaccctccctccccgcGCGTCGAACCAGACCTCGATCCCCGCGCTGTTGACAGCCCTCCAGTCCGAGTACGACGCGATCAtgctcgagtcgctcgagaTCAAGAAGGCGTTCCAGGCATCCAAGCAGGAGCTGGCCAACGCGCTCTACCGAGAAGACGCGGCGACTCGTGTCATTGCGAGGTTGCTCAAGGAGCGTGACGAGTCGAGGGA CGCATTGGCATCTGTACAGGCTTCGATTGGCATCGCCCCCGCGCCTGCtgaggaggctgccgaggacgtcgagatgCAGCAGGAGGGTGCGCTCCCTGCTGATGTTGAGGAGAAGATCATGGCCACGAACCAGGC CCTCTCTTCGGTTCGCAAAAAGCGCAAGCCTGCGCCGGGCTACGCGACCGCCGACCAGGTCAAGACGTACGTCCAGTCGTCCCACGTCCCATCAATGCACGGCACCAAGCCGCCTGGCATCAATGCGCTCGACCTTGCCTCGGATGGCAAGACGATTGTCACTGGTGGCCTGGACAAGATTGTCCAGGTCTTTGACCTCGAGAGCCAAaaggtgctcggcgcgctcaagggcCACACCAAGGCCGTGACGCACGTCGCGTTCCGCGAGCAAGAGGGCGAGTCGAGGCTGGTCGTGTCCACAGCACAGGACAAGACGGTGCGCTTCTGGGGAGAGAACGAGGCTGGCGCCTGGTCTGCCAAGGGCAGCATCTCGGCCCACAAGGGCGACGTTActggcctcgccgtccaccCCTCTGGTCTCTacgccgcgaccgcgtcTACCGACAGCACGTGGTCCCTGCACGACATTGCCACTGCCAAGACGATTACGACGTACAGCCCTCCTGCGGGCATCGAGGGCTCGTTTGCGTACACCTCGTTCGACGTCCACCCCGACGGCGTGCTTCACGCCGGTGGTACCAAGgacggcctcgtccgcgtctgggacgcgcgctcgtcgacgtcatTGGCAGCCACCCTCGAGTCACATCCCGGCAAGGAGCTGTCGACGCTCAGCTTTAGCGAGAACGGCTACTACCTCGCGActggctcggcgtccgactcgACCGTCAACGTGTTTGACCtgcgcaagctcaagctctTCTCTAGCTGGCAGCTGCCGTCCGAGAACACGGTGCACGAGGTGCGCTTCGACCCCTCTGCCCAGTTCCTCAccgtcgccggcaccgacctCCGGGTGTACGCCAACAAGACTTgggccgagctgctcaagtTTGACGACAACAACGGTGTGCTGACCGCTGCGCGCTTCGGCAAGCTTGGCAGCGAGATTGTGGCTTCTGGCCTTGACCGCACCGTGCGTGTTCTCGgtgcggccgcggcgtga
- the cdc28 gene encoding Pre-mRNA-splicing factor ATP-dependent RNA helicase-like protein cdc28: protein MDVKQYIGDNVVRILGSSDSATVDFVHSAATSSKTAGDLYHTLVGMGLDETPDLKDFATQVHSLIPRKTKTKTPKAAPSVNSQKFSLLLDDEPSSSKKKKKDKVERETVKQSRSSRKRETDGNWDDEPEDLEPKRARIDSPTPPREDLPPEETEEERREREAAEDLAERDAFAARMRDKDKDRTKKVVADRTGEGGKEAARREALANDPVARASVMDDLRLHSRQEYLSKREQQRLDLLKMELEDEKVLFRGQQLSKREMEEYQRKVELVKILEARQKIDDGTEGYMLPDDYITEQGRIDSKKRKNALYKRYDEAKPKDGEFVTDIDTWEESQRYKTDLTTGALDKVIIEDEYDYVFDESQGIKFLQEGKLNGTLTAEAQAIMQQVEEAEKRAQSIDDTRKSLPIYEFRDELLEAIAEHQVLIVVAETGSGKTTQLPQYLHEAGYTKGGMKVGCTQPRRVAAMSVAARVAEEVGTRLGQEVGYSIRFEDMTSDKTVLKYMTDGMLLREFLTDPELSTYSALVIDEAHERTLSTDILFGLVKDIARFRPELRLLISSATMNAQKFSEFFDGAPIFDVPGRRFPVDMFYTQQPEANYIHAAVTTILQIHTTQPKGDILLFLTGQDEIEACEENLTETMRTLGDKVPELIIAPIYANLPSEQQTKIFEPTPEGARKVVLATNIAETSITIDGVVYVIDPGFVKQNNYNPKTGMSSLVVEPISRASAQQRAGRAGRVGAGKAFRLYTKWAFKNELPQDTIPEIQRTNLGMVVLMLKSLGINDILNFDFLDKPPAETIIRSFEMLYALGALNHKGELTRLGRRMAEFPVDPMLSKAIIGSEVFKCTHEVLIIISMLQESGSLLYRPKDKRVHADQAHKNFVKPGGDHFTLLNIFNQWAETNYSQQFCQENFVQYKSLCRVRDIRDQLASLCDRVEVVIESNPNEIVPVQKAITAGYFYNTARIDKGGGYRTTKNNHTVFIHPSSCLIGMQPPPRFILYYELVLTSKEYMRQCVPIEGSWLSELAPHYFNKNEIENLLGSASRVKMPKQIESTQQKVGPVA, encoded by the exons ATGGACGTCAAGCAGTACATTGGCGACAATGTCGTTCGC ATCCTTGGGTCGTCCGACAGCGCAACGGTCGACTTTGTCCACTCGGCTG CCACATCGTCCAAAACAGCTGGTGACCTCTACCATACCCTCGTCGGCATGGGTCTGGACGAGACGCCAGACTTGAAAGACTTTGCCACTCAGGTCCACTCGCTCATCCCGCGCAAGACGAAGACCAAGACGCCAAAGGCCGCCCCTTCGGTCAACTCGCAGAAGTTCTCTCTAttgctcgacgacgagccctcCAGctcgaagaagaagaagaaggacaaggtTGAACGCGAGACTGTCAAGCAGTCGCGGTCGTCACGGAAACGCGAAACCGATGGCAACTGGGACGATGAGCCCGAGGACCTGGAGCCCAAGCGCGCGAGGATAGACTCGCCTACGCCACCACGAGAGGACCTCCCGCCAGAAGagacggaggaggagaggCGGGAACGCGAGGCGGCCGAAGACTTGGCCGAGCGAGATGCGTTCGCGGCGCGCATGcgcgacaaggacaaggaccgGACGAAGAAGGTTGTTGCGGACAGgacgggcgagggcggcaaggaggcAGCGAGGAGAGAAGCGCTCGCCAATGATCCTGTCGCCCGAGCCTCTGTCATGGACGACCTGCGTCTCCACTCGCGTCAGGAGTATCTCTCCAAGcgtgagcagcagcgactcgacctgctcaagatggagctcgaggacgagaaggtcCTGTTCCGTGGGCAGCAGCTGTCGAagcgcgagatggaggagtaccagcgcaaggtcgagctcgtcaagatTCTCGAGGCGCGGCAGAAGATCGATGACGGCACTGAGGGCTACATGCTCCCCGACGACTACATCACCGAGCAAGGTCGCATCGACtcgaagaagcgcaagaacGCATTGTATAAGCGCtacgacgaggccaagcccaaggacggcgagttTGTCACCGACATCGACACATGGGAGGAGAGCCAGCGGTACAAGACCGACTTGAccaccggcgcgctcgacaaggtcatcatcgaggacgagtacgactATGTCTTCGACGAGTCACAGGGCATCAAGTTCCTGCAGGAGGGCAAGCTGAACGGAACGTTGACTGCTGAGGCGCAAGCCATCATGCAGCAGGTCGAAGAGGCGGAGAAGCGCGCGCAGAGCATCGACGACACGCGCAAGTCGCTACCGATCTACGAGttccgcgacgagctgctggaggcTATCGCCGAGCACCAGGTGCTGATTGTTGTCGCCGAGACGGGTTCCGGCAAGACGACACAATTGCCGCAGTACCTCCACGAGGCTGGCTACACCAAGGGCGGCATGAAGGTCGGATGCACGCAGccgcgtcgtgtcgccgccATGTCGGTCGCCGCCCGTGTCGCTGAAGAAGTAGGCACGCGACTGGGTCAGGAGGTCGGCTACTCGATCCGTTTCGAGGATATGACGAGCGACAAGACGGTCCTCAAGTACATGACGGACGGTATGCTTCTTCGAGAGTTCTTGACCGACCCCGAGTTGTCAACCTACTCGGCGCTCGTTATCGACGAGGCCCACGAGCGTACCCTGTCCACGGATATCCTGTTCGGCCTGGTCAAGGACATTGCGCGGTTCCGACCAGAGCTCCGCCTGCTCATCTCGTCAGCGACGATGAACGCCCAAAAGTTCTCCGAGTTCTTCGACGGTGCGCCAATCTTTGACGTCCCTGGCCGTCGCTTCCCCGTCGACATGTTCTACACGCAGCAACCCGAGGCCAACTACATCCacgcggcggtgacgacgatTCTGCAGATCCACACCACGCAGCCAAAGGGTGACATCTTGCTCTTCCTCACTGGTCAGGATGAGATCGAGGCGTGCGAGGAGAACTTGACCGAGACGATGCGGACACTAGGCGACAAGGTGCCCGAGCTGATTATTGCGCCCATTTATGCCAACCTCccgagcgagcagcagaCGAAAATCTTCGAGCCGACACCAGAAGGCGCGCGCAAGGTCGTCCTGGCCACCAACATTGCCGAGACGTCCATCACCATCGACGGTGTTGTGTACGTTATCGACCCCGGGTTCGTCAAGCAGAACAACTACAACCCAAAGACTGGCATGTCGTCGCTAGTTGTTGAGCCTATCTCACGCGCCTCGGCACAGCAACGTGCGGGCCGTGCTGGTCGTGTTGGTGCAGGCAAGGCATTCCGCCTGTATACCAAGTGGGCGTTCAAGAACGAGCTGCCGCAGGACACGATCCCAGAAATCCAGCGTACCAACCTCGGCATGGTGGTCCTCATGCTTAAATCCCTCGGCATCAACGACATTCTCAACTTTGACTTTTTGGACAAGCCGCCAGCCGAGACGATCATCCGGTCGTTCGAGATGCTgtacgcgctcggcgcgctcaaccACAAGGGCGAACTGACACGTCTTGGGCGACGCATGGCCGAGTTCCCTGTCGACCCGATGCTGTCCAAGGCCATCATCGGGTCCGAGGTGTTCAAGTGCACGCACGAGGTGCTAATCATCATCTCCATGCTGCAGGAGTCGGGCTCGCTGTTGTACCGCCCCAAGGACAAGCGGGTGCACGCCGACCAGGCGCACAAGAACTTTGTCAAGCCCGGCGGTGACCACTTCACCCTGCTCAACATCTTCAACCAGTGGGCCGAGACAAACTACAGCCAGCAGTTCTGCCAGGAGAACTTTGTGCAGTACAAGTCGCTGTGCCGCGTGCGCGATATCCGCGACCAGCTGGCGAGCCTGTGCGACCGTGTCGAGGTGGTTATCGAGTCCAACCCCAACGAGATTGTGCCGGTACAAAAGGCCATCACGGCCGGGTACTTCTACAACACTGCGCGCATCGACAAGGGTGGCGGTTACCGCACGACCAAGAACAACCACACAGTGTTTATCCACCCGAGTTCGTGCCTCATCGGCATgcagcccccgccgcgcttcATTCTCTACtacgagctcgtgctcacGTCGAAAGAGTATATGCGGCAGTGTGTGCCGATCGAGGGGTCGTGGCTGTCTGAGC TGGCGCCGCACTACTTCAACAAGAACGAAATTGAGAACTTGCTCGGGTCGGCGAGCCGTGTGAAGATGCCGAAACAGATTGAGAGCACGCAGCAGAAGGTGGGACCGGTGGCGTAG
- the PMS2 gene encoding Mismatch repair endonuclease PMS2 yields the protein MAAASIKPIDAASVHSLHSGQVVLDLPGAVKELLENSLDAGATIIDVRIKDSGLDTLEVVDNGSGIAAADYDSIGLKHHTSKLPSLAALSTVDTFGFRGEALSALCALCDGVTVTTATAETAPMGAVLGLGRDGRVQSTGKVARQRGTTVSVSGLFAALPVRRKEFERTHKREYAKALGILTAYALVPASAGRAVRLKVESVGGGRGGKRHTVLAVDGKGGLRASVAAVWGPKALEGVVDVDLSLEVAIDKAMARREGIEEGTQQVRVSGLISSGAWGQGRSSADRQFVYINGRPCALPKVLRTVNEVYKSFNTNQVPLAILDFTIPRESVDINVSPDKRTIFVHSEANLIDALRDALDKFFQPTRSSYAVSGASQTVKLVQPSVVAPPTTIDEEEEEDREEGRDEDAPADEPEETQAQPNAQRRASSRASRSSSRLGLVESEGEEELSQPLAPIFRRRREPSPPPRLAQQTLDPTVASWSPKRKSTASTSASRAPASGREARSNLRQRLAGYASQPVAVAEEEEIESEEDEVVEMEVEVRRPSRRREVATSNGDEDGDTAEVDTEAIEADELDDDAGVEDDDPAEDADVNVDVAPTEDDVEVPDDSGLQDELQSDRTSLSPTPTPEQDDAGDAEATSPPSGYRDEIQSAAATGEATLRFDLDRLRARYAKRQGQQPAKRSAYAAVRAGAVSDAAGVGNRDAAAAEAALARVISKDDFARMQVLGQFNKGFIIARLRHEGSDDLFIVDQHASDEKFNFETLQRTTVIKAQALIRPRPMQLTSADEIVAMENLDVLEANGFKVGVDEDAAPGRGERITLQAMPVSKETTFDFKDLEQLLHLLGDGARPQGQMVRCSKARAMFAMRACRRSVMIGKSLTKAQMVALLRNMGTIDQPWNCPHGRPTMRHMCELTPPSRPHSGRGRIDWAKWE from the exons atggcagcagcaagcatAAAGC CGAtcgacgcggcgtcggtgcACAGCCTGCACTCTGGCCAAGtggtcctcgacctccctGGCGCCGTGAAGGAACTGCTCGAGAACAGCCTCGACGCGGGCGCGACCATCATCG ACGTGCGGATAAAAGACAGCGGGTTGGACACGCTCGAGGTGGTGGACAATGGCTCGGGCATCGCAGCCGCAGACTACGACAGTATCG GCCTAAAACATCACACGTCCAAACTCCCCTCCCTCGCTGCCCTGTCGACAGTCGACACGTTCGGAttccgcggcgaggcgctctCGGCCCTCTGTGCCCTGTGCGACGGCGTAACggtcaccaccgccaccgccgagacggcgccgatggGCGCCGTGCTTGGGTTGGGGAGGGACGGGCGGGTGCAGTCTACGGGAAAGGTTGCGAGGCAG CGCGGCACCACCGTGTCCGTCTCCGGGCTGTTCGCTGCCCTCCCCGTCCGGCGAAAAGAGTTTGAACGCACGCACAAGCGCGAGTACGCCAAGGCCTTGGGGATATTGACGGCTTATGCGCTCGTcccggcgtcagcggggcgggcggtgcggctCAAGGTCGAGTCGGTTGgtggcgggcgcggggg TAAACGCCACACAGTCCTCGcggtcgacggcaagggcggcctCCGCGCCTCTGTGGCCGCCGTATGGGGTCCCAAGGCGCTCGAAGGTGTCGTGGACGTTGACCTTTCGCTCGAGGTGGCCATCGACAAGGCCATGGCACGGCGAGAGGGCATTGAGGAGGG CACACAGCAGGTCCGCGTCTCGGGACTGATATCCTCCGGCGCGTGGGGGCAAGGCCGCTCCAGCGCCGACAGGCAGTTCGTCTACATCAATGGCCGCCCATGCGCTCTCCCAAAGGTCCTCAGGACTGTCAATGAGGTGTACAAGTCGTTCAACACCAATCAGGTGCCGCTCGCCATTCTCGACTTCACAATACCCCGCGAAAGTGTCGACATCAACGTCAGTCCCGATAAGCGCACCATCTTCGTTCACTCCGAGGCGAACCTCATCGACGCGTTGAGG GACGCGCTGGACAAGTTCTTCCAGCCTACCAGGTCTAGCTACGCCGTGTCGGGCGCGTCGCAGACCGTCAAGCTTGTGCAGCCGAGCGTCGTTGCTccgcccaccaccatcgacgaggaggaggaggaggaccgcGAGGAGGGCCGTGACGAGGACGCACCCGCCGACGAACCCGAGGAAACCCAAGCGCAACCCAACGCCCAGCGACGTGCCTCGtcccgcgcctcgcgctcctcatcACGCTTAGGCTTAGTCGAATCCGAAGGCGAAGAGGAGCTCTCCCAGCCACTCGCGCCAATATTCCGCCGTCGACGGGAGCCATCACCGCCCCCAAGGCTAGCACAACAGACTCTTGACCCGACAGTCGCGTCGTGGAGCCCGAAGCGGAAgtcgacggcatcgacgtCCGCTTCAAGAGCACCAGCGTCTGGCAGAGAGGCGCGGAGTAACCTCCGgcagcggctggcggggTACGCAAGCCAGCCTGTCGctgttgccgaggaggaggagatcgagtcggaggaggacgaggtggtaGAGATGGAGGTTGAGGTGCGGCGGCCGTCTAGAAGACGGGAGGTGGCCACCTCgaatggcgacgaggacggcgacaccgccgaggtcgacaccgAGGCTATTGAGGCtgacgagcttgacgacgacgccggcgttgAAGATGACGAcccggccgaggacgcggacgTGAATGTGGACGTCGCGCCAACCGAGGATGATGTTGAGGTCCCAGACGATAGCGGGCTTCAAGACGAGCTGCAATCCGACAGAACCTCCCTATCACCAACTCCAACCCCAGAGcaggacgacgccggcgacgccgaggccacctCCCCACCATCAGGCTACCGCGACGAGATCcagtcggccgcggcgacagGTGAAGCAACCTTACGCTTCGACTTGGACCGCCTGCGAGCCCGATATGCCAAGCGCCAAGGCCAGCAGCCGGCGAAACGCAGCGCAtacgccgccgtgcgcgccggcgccgtgtcggACGCCGCTGGCGTGGGTAACCGCGAcgcagcagctgccgaggcggccctcgcgcgcgtcatcTCCAAAGACGATTTTGCGCGCATGCAGGTCCTCGGACAGTTCAACAAGGGCTTCATTATCGCCCGTCTGCGGCACGAGGGCTCAGACGACCTGTTCATCGTCGACCAGCACGCCAGCGACGAAAAGTTCAACTTTGAGACGCTGCAGCGCACGACGGTGATCAAGGCGCAGGCGCTCATCCGGCCCCGGCCAATGCAGCTcacctcggccgacgagatTGTCGCCATGGAGAACTTGGACGTGCTGGAGGCGAACGGGTTCAAGGtcggcgtggacgaggacgcggcgccgggccggGGAGAGAGGATCACGCTGCAGGCCATGCCGGTCAGCAAGGAGACAACGTTCGACTTCAAGG acctcgagcagctgctccacctcctcggcgacggtgcgcgcCCACAGGGGCAGATGGTGCGGTGCTCCAAGGCGCGAGCAATGTTTGCCATGCGCGCGTGTCGCCGCAGTGTCATGATTGGGAAGAGCTTGACCAAGGCGCAGATGGTGGCGCTGTTGCGCAACATGGGCACGATTGACCAGCCTTGG AACTGTCCTCATGGCCGTCCGACCATGCGCCACATGTGTGAGCTgaccccgccgtcgcggccgcaCTCTGGCCGCGGACGCATCGATTGGGCCAAGTGGGAGTAA
- the Pigp gene encoding Phosphatidylinositol N-acetylglucosaminyltransferase subunit P: MSTTRRSTRLQLSLSKEEHHSPPPEPLTPRASSFPTPPTHVPSRRASTQIDPLAAAAAVQSPLDPISPWPPTSTISDDDASPSSANTPRDDLPSAKEVYGSLAILLTYLLFAVYLLWAFAPPAWLDAVGWTWYPAREWAVVVPCWLMVVVLLAYWSYAGLTVFLTPAFTSATLITDKYANIPADDSDAAERYYAKFTSPTAVPEAVDLPIDLVNRVLYPPRPRQRPRSDATP; encoded by the exons ATGTcaacgacgcgccgctcaacGCGGCTCCAGCTCAGCCTCTCAAAGGAAGAGCAccactcgccaccacccgaaccgctgacgccgcgcgcatcaAGCTTCCCCACACCACCAACCCACGtcccctcgcgccgcgcctccaCCCAGATCgaccccctcgccgccgccgctgctgtccagtcgcccctcgaccccatctcgccatggccgcccacctcgaccatttcggacgacgacgcgtcgccctcgtctgCTAACACaccgcgcgacgacctgcCCTCTGCGAAAGAGGTGTACGGGAGCTTGGCGATCCTGCTCACGTACCTCCTCTTTGCCGTGTACTTGCTCTGGGCGTTCGCGCCGCCTGCttggctcgacgccgtcggaTGGACGTGGTACCCTGCTCG TGAatgggccgtcgtcgtgccctgCTGGCTCatggtcgtcgtcctcctcgcttACTGGTCTTACGCCGGCCTCACCGTCTTCCTCACCCCGGCTTTCACCTCGGCTACCCTCATCACTG ACAAGTACGCCAACATCCCGGCCGACGACTccgacgccgctgagcgCTACTACGCCAAGTTTACCTCACCCACTGCCGTCCCCGAGGCTGTAGACCTCCCAATAGACCTCGTCAACCGTGTCTTGTACCCTCCACGACCACGCCAGCGCCCACGGTCTGACGCCACCCCTTGA